The following DNA comes from Bacteroidales bacterium.
ACCGGTCGGATGCCTCTGAAAATTTGCTATATAATTTTGGATCGTTTTTTCGTACTGCATGTTGAAGATAGCCTATGGTTTCCGGACTCCAGGCGTGATCTTCTGCCTCATACCGGTAATAGGAGGTACCCTGAAATTCTTTATTGAAATTGATCCTTTGATCGCTAAAAGCTTTGGCATGAGGAATTAGGTTTTCCCGGGCAATTTCATCCAGCCCAAGCCCTTCAATGGCAGAGGCTGTTCCTGTAAAATATGTACTGATAAATTCCTTATTCAATCCGATGGATTCAAAAAGCTGAGCTCCCCGGTAACTGCGTAGCGTAGAGGTCCCCATCTTTGACATGATCTTGAAGATGCCTTTCCGGATGGCTTTGGTATAATTGGCTTCTGCCGTATAATAATCCATCTGGACCTTCTGCTCCTTTACCAGTTGATCTATAACGGCAAATGCCATATAGGGATTGATGATGCTTGCCCCGTATCCGAATAGCAATGCAAAGTGCATCACTTCCCGTGGTTCGCCAGTTTCAATGACAATATCGATCTGAATCCGTTTTTGTTTTCTTATCAGATGATGATGAACTGCCGAAACAGCCAACAAAGAAGGAATAGGGGCTTTGTCTTTATTTATGCCCCAGTCGGATAGGATGATGTAGTCTTTGCCTTCGTCCACGGCTTGTTCTGCTTTGCTGCATATTGTATCCAGTCCTTTTTTAAGCCCTTGTGGACCAAGGTTGGCATCGAATAATATCGGTATGGTGGTTGTGAAAAATCCTTTGTATTTCAGGTTTTTTAATATCTCAAGGTATTTATTGGTGATCACCGGGTTGAGAAATTTGATCATCCTTGCATGATCCGGGATATCATTCAGCAGGTTTTTCTGATGCGAACCGATATACCCGGTAAGCGTCATGATCACCTCTTCCCGGATGGGATCGATGGCAGGGTTCGTGACCTGGGCAAAGTGCTGCCTGAAGTAATTGAAAAGGCGCTGAGGCATTTTTGAAGCCACGGCAAGCGGAGTGTCATTTCCCATGGATCCGACCGGTTCTTTTCCCTCACGTGCCATCGGACGTATGATGTTTTTCATCTCATCCAGGGTATACCCGAAGGTGAGCAGTATTTTATCATGATCATCTTTCAGGGCTACAGGTACTTTCCTGGCGAAGGGGATCTCATCCAGCGTGATCTCGTTTTCCTTAAGCCACTGTGCATAAGGTTTTTGATTGGCCAGTTCTTGTTTTACCTCCGGGTCGTAATGAATTCTTCCCTCATGGGTGTCCACCAAAAGAATTTTCCCCGGTCTCAGACGGCCTTTTTCCTTGACGTTTTTATCCGGTATGTCCAGTACACCTACTTCGGAACTCATGATCATCATGTCATCATCCGTGAGTATATAGCGGGAAGGCCTTAGTCCATTCCGGTCCAGCAAACCGCCGATGAACCTTCCGTCGGTGAACAGAACCGCTGCAGGCCCGTCCCAGGGTTCCATGAAGGTGGAATGGTATTCATAAAATGCTTTTACATTATCGGGAATGGGATTCCGGGTGTTCCATGACTCGGGGATGAGCATGGCCATGGCATGAGGAAGGGTTTTACCAGATTGTACGAGAAATTCCAGTGTGTTATCCAGTGCTGCCGAGTCACTTTTGTCGGGTTGTATAACAGGTAATACCTCGTTTATTTCATCTCCCAGCATATCGGACTTTAGCAATGAGGCGCGCGCATGCATCCAGTATTTGTTGCCCTGGACTGAATTGATCTCCCCGTTGTGGCAAAGCATCCGGAAAGGCTGGGCCAAATCCCATGTAGGGAAGGTGTTGGTGCTGTATCGGGAATGTACCAGGGCGATGGCACTTTTTGTATGCGGATCGGTCAGATCTTTATAAAATTTTTTCAACTGAAGGGAGGTGAATAACCCTTTATAAATAACCACCTTTGAGGAAAGGCTTACTACATAGAAACGTTCTTTATCTTTTAGGTCAGAGGCTTCAATGATTTTTTCCAGCTTTCTCCGAAGGATATAAAGTTTTCTTTCCAGTATTTCCTGAGAAAGATCTGCTTTGAGAAATACCTGGCTGATAATGGGTTGTTCCTGTTTTGCCAGGTCGCCTATTTCATCTGAATTTACCGGTACTTCCCGGGTTTGGATGAACTCCAGCCCCAGCCCTTCTGCCAGCTCTTTTAGCTGATTCAGACAGTATTGGGCTTCCTTTTCGATCTGTGGTAAAAAGAGTATGCCGGTTCCGAATTTCCCCTCTTCAGGAAGTTCTATGCCTTGGTTTACATAATATTCCCGTGGAATTTGGATGGTGATGCCGGCTCCGTCACCGGTATTGCTGTCTGCTCCTTCCGCCCCTCTGTGACGAAGATTGGCAAGTACTTCCAAACCTTTTTCAACAATACCGTGAGATTTCTCGCCCCTTACGTGGGCTACAAAACCAATTCCACAATTATCCCGCTCATTCTGACGGTTATACAGACCGATGTTCTGAGGTAAGTAAGCCATAAGTTTTTGTTTTTTATACACGTAATTGGACCTCTTTCTCCTACAGACAGATTATTGATTTAATCCATTTATAAGAGAACAATTTCCTCTGTTTATTTGAAGGGGAGGTCTCCTGCCTGACCGGAGATTACATTTAAATTAGCTTGTAAAAGTAAAAAGAATATGTTAAAAAGCATAATGATATGGTTGAAAAATCAGATGTATCGATCCGGTATCAGAAAAAATATAACTTTTTGCCATCATGAGTCCGGTCTGATGGATTTTTACTGCCACCAAACCAGCCCTGCAGGCAGGACTGGTTGGTGGCAGTTTTTTATTTAATCCTTCTCTGAGATGATCTTAGTTGTCATAATACAGGAAAAATTCATAAGGATGAGGTCTCGATGCAAGTTCATTCAGCTCATTTTCCTTTTTGTATTTAACATAATTTGTTATTAAATCATCTGTAAACACATCGCCTTTGGTAAGGTACTCATAGTCTTTCTCAAGAGCCTCCAGGGCTTCATCCAGGGAACCGGGAACCTTGGGCACTTTTGCCAGCTCCTCAGGGTTCATGGAATAGATGTCTTTATCCAATGCCTTTCCCGGGTCGATTTTGTTCTCAATACCATCCAGCGTTGCCATAAGCATGGCCGTGAACATCAGGTAACCGTTTGCCGTGGGATCGGGGCACCGGAATTCAAAACGTTTGGCTTTCGGAGATTTTGAATACATCGGTATCCTGACGGCAGCAGAGCGGTTACGCTGTGAATAGGCCAGGTTTACCGGTGCTTCAAACCCGGGCACCAGTCGTCGGTACGAATTGGTTGTGGGCGCTGCAAAAGCAAGTAGAGAAGCTGCATGTTTCAGCACGCCTCCCATGCCGTAAACCGCTTCCTGCGAAAGCCCTGCATATTTATCACCGGCAAACATCGGCTTCCCTTCTTTCCATAAAGACAGATGGGTGTGCATGCCGCTGCCATTGTCCTGGAATATGGGTTTTGGCATAAACGTCACAGTTTTGTTGTGTGTTTTGGCTACGTTTTTAACCACATATTTGAACCACATGAACTGATCGGCCATGGTAAGCAGATCGGCAAATTTCATATCGATCTCGGACTGTCCGCCTGTGCCTACCTCATGATGGTGGGCTTCAATGACAAGTCCCAGTTTCCTTAGCACATCCACCATTTCACCACGCATATCGTGGTAGGTATCTGTTGGGCTTACCGGAAAATAGCCTCCCTTGTAACTGGGTTTATAACCCAGGTTAGGCTCTTCGATGCGATTGGTATTCCATGCTCCTTCATTGGAATCTATCTGATACATACCCAGGTTTTGTCTCTGATCGTAACGGATTTCATCGAAAATGAAAAACTCAGGCTCCGGTCCGATGAAACAGGTATCTCCCAATCCGGATTTTTTCAGGTATTCAATCCCTTTCTGGGCAACATACCTCGGATCCCTCGTGTAAGGCTTCAAAGATACCGGATCATACACATCGGCAATAACGCTTACTGTAGGCTTTGCAAAAAACGGATCCATTTTCGCTGTGGATGGATCGGGAATGGCAACCATATCCGACATATGGATGTCCTGCCAGCCTCTTATGGATGATCCGTCAAATCCTACTCCTTCTTTAAAGGTGTCTTCATCCCATGTATCCACGGGAAAA
Coding sequences within:
- the gltB gene encoding glutamate synthase large subunit, with the translated sequence MAYLPQNIGLYNRQNERDNCGIGFVAHVRGEKSHGIVEKGLEVLANLRHRGAEGADSNTGDGAGITIQIPREYYVNQGIELPEEGKFGTGILFLPQIEKEAQYCLNQLKELAEGLGLEFIQTREVPVNSDEIGDLAKQEQPIISQVFLKADLSQEILERKLYILRRKLEKIIEASDLKDKERFYVVSLSSKVVIYKGLFTSLQLKKFYKDLTDPHTKSAIALVHSRYSTNTFPTWDLAQPFRMLCHNGEINSVQGNKYWMHARASLLKSDMLGDEINEVLPVIQPDKSDSAALDNTLEFLVQSGKTLPHAMAMLIPESWNTRNPIPDNVKAFYEYHSTFMEPWDGPAAVLFTDGRFIGGLLDRNGLRPSRYILTDDDMMIMSSEVGVLDIPDKNVKEKGRLRPGKILLVDTHEGRIHYDPEVKQELANQKPYAQWLKENEITLDEIPFARKVPVALKDDHDKILLTFGYTLDEMKNIIRPMAREGKEPVGSMGNDTPLAVASKMPQRLFNYFRQHFAQVTNPAIDPIREEVIMTLTGYIGSHQKNLLNDIPDHARMIKFLNPVITNKYLEILKNLKYKGFFTTTIPILFDANLGPQGLKKGLDTICSKAEQAVDEGKDYIILSDWGINKDKAPIPSLLAVSAVHHHLIRKQKRIQIDIVIETGEPREVMHFALLFGYGASIINPYMAFAVIDQLVKEQKVQMDYYTAEANYTKAIRKGIFKIMSKMGTSTLRSYRGAQLFESIGLNKEFISTYFTGTASAIEGLGLDEIARENLIPHAKAFSDQRINFNKEFQGTSYYRYEAEDHAWSPETIGYLQHAVRKNDPKLYSKFSEASDRFTQAPSFLRGFLDFRRNPIDIEKVESAESIMQRFTTGAMSFGSLSKEAHETLAVAMNYIGGKSNTGEGGEDPARFQISLNGENKRSAIKQIASGRFGVTTHYLVNAEEIQIKIAQGSKPGEGGQLPGTKVDSVIAKTRNSTPGITLISPPPHHDIYSIEDLAQLIFDLKNVNPEAKINVKLVSEFGVGTVAAGVAKGGADSIAISGAEGGTGASPLSSILHAGLPMELGLSETQQTLVKNNLRDRVVLYTDGQLKTGRDVVTAALLGAEEYGFATGALVTMGCILLRKCNLNTCSVGVCTQDPKLRERFTGRPEHVIRYFRFLAEEIRHYLAELGFTKMEDIIGRADLLFQRKEIDHWKLRNISLEDVTHFPPEGKQFGIRKTVSQKPLPDDLLDRRLIEEAGPALRSENPVHISHEIKNTDRATGAMLSYKVDKIYGEKGLHDDTIQCNFKGSAGQSFGAFLKSGITFKLEGQSNDYMGKGLSGGKIIVKAADDAAFDPAKNIIIGNTTLYGATGGEVYINGLCGERFCVRNSGATAVVEGAGDHCCEYMTGGVAVVLGEVGRNMAAGMSGGVAYVYNPKGNLDYFCNMEMVNLEIIEDFDDLITLKQLIRNHYQYTGSKLADQILNNWEESLKNFIKVIPFEYKRYIEEKKLQELNQKINKYL
- the glnA gene encoding type I glutamate--ammonia ligase; this translates as MTPTEFFNFAKENGAEMVDLKFTDLLGSWQHCTFPVDTWDEDTFKEGVGFDGSSIRGWQDIHMSDMVAIPDPSTAKMDPFFAKPTVSVIADVYDPVSLKPYTRDPRYVAQKGIEYLKKSGLGDTCFIGPEPEFFIFDEIRYDQRQNLGMYQIDSNEGAWNTNRIEEPNLGYKPSYKGGYFPVSPTDTYHDMRGEMVDVLRKLGLVIEAHHHEVGTGGQSEIDMKFADLLTMADQFMWFKYVVKNVAKTHNKTVTFMPKPIFQDNGSGMHTHLSLWKEGKPMFAGDKYAGLSQEAVYGMGGVLKHAASLLAFAAPTTNSYRRLVPGFEAPVNLAYSQRNRSAAVRIPMYSKSPKAKRFEFRCPDPTANGYLMFTAMLMATLDGIENKIDPGKALDKDIYSMNPEELAKVPKVPGSLDEALEALEKDYEYLTKGDVFTDDLITNYVKYKKENELNELASRPHPYEFFLYYDN